A single Apodemus sylvaticus chromosome 20, mApoSyl1.1, whole genome shotgun sequence DNA region contains:
- the B4galnt1 gene encoding beta-1,4 N-acetylgalactosaminyltransferase 1 isoform X4, which yields MDVLGYLREPRRRRGPKSQPSPILSAWSPLTLPHLRMRLDRRALYALVLLLACASLGLLYASTRDAPSLPNPLALWSPPQGPPRLDQLDLAPEPRYAHIPIRIKEQVVGLLAQNNCSCESRGGRFALPFLRQARAIDLTKAFAAEELRAVSVAREQEYQAFLARSRSPADQLLIAPANSPLQYPLQGVEVQPLRSILVPGLSLQEASVQEIYQVNLTASLGTWDVAGEVTGVTLTGEGQPDLTLASPVLDKLNRQLQLVTYSSRSYQANTADTASRAQFHVLSSQSGSPPRDMKLPSLSA from the exons ATGGATGTCCTTGGGTACCTGCGCGAGCCTCGGAGGCGGCGGGGTCCAAAGTCCCAGCCCTCACCTATCCTCAGCGCCTGGTCACCTCTCACCCTCCCCCATCTCAGGATGCGGCTGGACCGCCGGGCCCTCTATGCGCTAGTCTTGCTGCTCGCCTGCGCCTCGCTGGGTCTCCTGTACGCCAGCACCCGAGACGCGCCAAGTCTCCCGAACCCTCTGGCATTGTGGTCGCCCCCACAAGGTCCCCCGAGGCTCGATCAGCTAGACCTTGCCCCTGAGCCTCGCTACGCACACATCCCGATCAGGATCAAGGAGCAAGTGGTGGG GCTGCTGGCTCAGAACAATTGCAGTTGTGAGTCCAGAGGAGGGCGCTTTGCTTTGCCGTTCCTGAGACAGGCTCGGGCGATTGACCTCACTAAAGCCTTTGCCgctgaggagctgagggctgTCTCGGTCGCCAGGGAGCAGGAATACCAGGCCTTCCTTGCAAG GAGCCGGTCCCCGGCTGACCAGCTGCTGATAGCCCCTGCCAACTCCCCCTTACAGTATCCCCTGCAGGGTGTGGAGGTGCAGCCCCTCAGGAGCATTCTGGTACCAG GGCTAAGTCTGCAGGAAGCTTCTGTTCAGGAGATATATCAG GTGAACCTGACCGCTTCCCTAGGCACCTGGGACGTGGCAGGGGAAGTAACAGGGGTGACTCTCACCGGAGAGGGGCAGCCGGATCTCACCCTTGCCAGCCCGGTTCTGGATAAACTCAACCGGCAGCTGCAACTGGTGACTTACAGCAGCCGGAGCTACCAGGCTAACACAGCAGACACAG CCTCAAGGGCCCAATTCCACGTCCTTTCTTCCCAGTCCGGTTCTCCACCAAGGGACATGAAGTTGCCTTCACTATCCGCATAA
- the B4galnt1 gene encoding beta-1,4 N-acetylgalactosaminyltransferase 1 isoform X5 translates to MDVLGYLREPRRRRGPKSQPSPILSAWSPLTLPHLRMRLDRRALYALVLLLACASLGLLYASTRDAPSLPNPLALWSPPQGPPRLDQLDLAPEPRYAHIPIRIKEQVVGLLAQNNCSCESRGGRFALPFLRQARAIDLTKAFAAEELRAVSVAREQEYQAFLARSRSPADQLLIAPANSPLQYPLQGVEVQPLRSILVPGLSLQEASVQEIYQVNLTASLGTWDVAGEVTGVTLTGEGQPDLTLASPVLDKLNRQLQLVTYSSRSYQANTADTGLERQDTD, encoded by the exons ATGGATGTCCTTGGGTACCTGCGCGAGCCTCGGAGGCGGCGGGGTCCAAAGTCCCAGCCCTCACCTATCCTCAGCGCCTGGTCACCTCTCACCCTCCCCCATCTCAGGATGCGGCTGGACCGCCGGGCCCTCTATGCGCTAGTCTTGCTGCTCGCCTGCGCCTCGCTGGGTCTCCTGTACGCCAGCACCCGAGACGCGCCAAGTCTCCCGAACCCTCTGGCATTGTGGTCGCCCCCACAAGGTCCCCCGAGGCTCGATCAGCTAGACCTTGCCCCTGAGCCTCGCTACGCACACATCCCGATCAGGATCAAGGAGCAAGTGGTGGG GCTGCTGGCTCAGAACAATTGCAGTTGTGAGTCCAGAGGAGGGCGCTTTGCTTTGCCGTTCCTGAGACAGGCTCGGGCGATTGACCTCACTAAAGCCTTTGCCgctgaggagctgagggctgTCTCGGTCGCCAGGGAGCAGGAATACCAGGCCTTCCTTGCAAG GAGCCGGTCCCCGGCTGACCAGCTGCTGATAGCCCCTGCCAACTCCCCCTTACAGTATCCCCTGCAGGGTGTGGAGGTGCAGCCCCTCAGGAGCATTCTGGTACCAG GGCTAAGTCTGCAGGAAGCTTCTGTTCAGGAGATATATCAG GTGAACCTGACCGCTTCCCTAGGCACCTGGGACGTGGCAGGGGAAGTAACAGGGGTGACTCTCACCGGAGAGGGGCAGCCGGATCTCACCCTTGCCAGCCCGGTTCTGGATAAACTCAACCGGCAGCTGCAACTGGTGACTTACAGCAGCCGGAGCTACCAGGCTAACACAGCAGACACAG GTCTGGAAAGGCAGGACACAGATTAG